One window of the Shewanella litorisediminis genome contains the following:
- a CDS encoding GGDEF domain-containing protein, whose protein sequence is MKLDFPKSILWASFLLILWQPVHAGDLSLDEIDKLFSQLETDPSQFESIPEQVELLKQNIAADDIPRTLRLKRALCWSPDLTKENALDKALNYANEQLALPMVQADIPSQADLTLCRGWLLQEKGVMADAMSDYNRSVALAYQSEEPRLIADSRSLRGALLSYQGNFADALEDLITSQHLYESLNQTYWARYNLLELATSYRRFGDPATAIRYYEDLLQKYTEIKDSFAIVGVKAEMAMAYETLEEYDKALIYYREVLASWEAQKDPVNIAATRVNMSGTLIKLGRLKEAKAELELAFADVKPEHVGFYAFKHLFMAQILLAEGKPMDALPLLQIGEESFRNVENSRGLAELYATKSQAYAALEDWANAFYSLEIQNSLHTQLDSQLQSQRTTEMRTRFDTDRIENENRQLIAYQRLREKEMAILQENKLLQFTIIIMGIIILSIVSIFAYKQAQRSKLMERLALTDHLTQLANRRHTYHEGEAMFRSARPGSPLSVILFDADHFKKINDHFGHDVGDKVLIAMAQSSVGQMRKGDLVGRIGGEEFLALLPHTTLEQAVEIAERLRLTIETTDLSEVAPGLGMSISAGVATLDSSRDKNFSSFLNRADHALYRAKHNGRNRVEKED, encoded by the coding sequence ATGAAACTTGATTTTCCAAAGTCCATTCTTTGGGCCAGTTTTTTGCTTATTCTCTGGCAGCCTGTGCATGCTGGGGACTTGTCGCTGGATGAAATAGACAAGCTGTTCAGCCAACTGGAAACAGATCCATCTCAATTTGAGTCAATTCCCGAGCAGGTTGAACTGCTGAAACAAAATATTGCCGCCGACGACATCCCCCGAACCCTGCGCCTGAAACGGGCACTCTGTTGGTCACCCGACCTGACCAAAGAAAATGCTCTGGATAAGGCTTTGAATTATGCCAATGAACAGCTTGCGCTGCCCATGGTTCAGGCTGATATCCCCAGCCAAGCCGATTTGACACTCTGCCGTGGCTGGCTATTGCAGGAAAAAGGCGTCATGGCCGACGCCATGAGTGATTACAACCGCTCGGTTGCCCTCGCCTATCAATCGGAAGAACCCCGTCTCATAGCCGATAGCCGCAGCCTCAGGGGCGCCCTGCTTTCTTATCAGGGTAACTTTGCCGATGCACTGGAAGATCTCATCACCTCCCAACATCTTTACGAAAGCCTGAATCAAACCTACTGGGCCAGATACAACCTCCTTGAGCTTGCTACCAGTTATCGCCGTTTCGGCGACCCGGCCACGGCTATTCGTTACTACGAAGATCTCCTGCAAAAGTACACAGAGATAAAAGACAGCTTTGCCATTGTGGGGGTAAAGGCCGAAATGGCCATGGCATATGAAACCCTGGAAGAATATGACAAGGCACTCATCTACTATCGTGAGGTACTGGCAAGCTGGGAAGCGCAAAAAGATCCCGTCAACATTGCCGCCACCCGGGTAAACATGAGCGGTACCCTCATTAAGCTTGGCAGGTTGAAAGAGGCAAAGGCCGAGTTAGAGCTGGCCTTTGCGGATGTAAAACCAGAGCATGTGGGCTTCTATGCCTTCAAGCACTTGTTTATGGCTCAAATTTTGCTCGCGGAGGGTAAACCCATGGATGCTTTGCCGCTGCTGCAAATTGGCGAAGAGAGTTTCCGCAATGTGGAAAACAGCCGTGGATTAGCCGAACTCTATGCCACCAAAAGCCAGGCCTATGCCGCCCTCGAAGACTGGGCCAACGCATTTTATAGCCTTGAGATACAGAACTCGCTCCATACTCAACTGGACAGTCAGCTGCAATCTCAGCGCACCACAGAGATGCGCACCCGATTCGATACCGACAGAATAGAAAATGAAAACCGCCAGCTGATTGCATATCAGCGGTTGCGGGAAAAAGAGATGGCCATATTGCAGGAAAATAAATTGCTGCAATTCACCATTATTATCATGGGCATTATTATCCTCAGCATAGTGTCTATTTTTGCCTATAAGCAGGCACAGCGCTCAAAGCTGATGGAACGGCTGGCCCTTACTGATCACCTGACGCAACTGGCCAATCGCCGACATACCTACCATGAAGGCGAGGCTATGTTCCGAAGCGCCAGGCCAGGCAGTCCACTCTCGGTTATCCTGTTTGATGCCGACCATTTCAAAAAAATCAATGACCATTTCGGCCATGATGTTGGTGATAAGGTACTGATAGCCATGGCTCAAAGCAGCGTTGGGCAAATGCGTAAAGGCGATTTGGTCGGCCGTATCGGGGGGGAAGAATTTCTGGCGCTGCTGCCACACACTACCCTGGAGCAGGCCGTGGAAATTGCCGAACGCCTGCGGTTAACCATAGAAACCACGGATTTGTCAGAGGTTGCTCCCGGCCTTGGTATGAGCATCAGTGCCGGTGTTGCCACTTTGGACAGCAGTCGGGATAAAAACTTTTCCAGTTTCCTTAACCGGGCCGATCATGCGCTGTACCGCGCAAAACACAATGGCCGTAACCGGGTAGAGAAAGAGGATTAA
- a CDS encoding substrate-binding periplasmic protein, which yields MGYTCYLLLTALLCFSLMAKGEAADPTAPIRLRLLTEPLPPLSYLEGEKATGYAVELVEHLKARLNEGANIEVLPWARAYSVASQLPNILLFSTALRDSRRSQFDFVGPIATARIKVYKLATDTDIPTSLDAAAEYGSLGVYRGSPSERILKKSGVKNVEVSSYPLQSLRQLLAGRVRYWCQADLAVSMLLSQAGTTEFAITPLFELERVELYLAFSRGTPALTVQQWHQALADFQEEGGFAELYERWFNMPVENTQSHILWHLTPED from the coding sequence TTGGGCTATACATGCTATTTGCTGCTTACTGCCCTGCTGTGTTTTTCGTTGATGGCAAAAGGAGAAGCGGCAGACCCCACTGCTCCGATAAGGCTGCGCCTGTTGACGGAACCCTTGCCACCACTGAGTTACCTTGAAGGTGAGAAGGCCACGGGTTATGCGGTGGAGTTGGTTGAGCATTTAAAGGCCCGGCTGAATGAAGGGGCCAACATAGAGGTATTGCCCTGGGCCAGGGCCTACAGTGTGGCGTCTCAGCTCCCCAATATATTACTGTTTTCCACAGCGCTCAGAGATTCGAGGCGCAGTCAGTTTGATTTTGTGGGGCCTATCGCGACCGCGAGGATTAAGGTGTACAAGCTGGCGACAGATACCGACATACCCACAAGCCTGGATGCGGCTGCTGAGTATGGCAGTTTGGGGGTATATCGGGGTTCGCCTTCTGAACGGATCCTCAAAAAAAGCGGGGTAAAAAACGTTGAAGTATCCAGCTACCCGTTGCAGTCCCTGAGGCAACTGCTGGCAGGAAGAGTTCGCTACTGGTGTCAGGCGGATTTGGCCGTCAGTATGTTGCTGAGTCAGGCCGGTACAACAGAGTTTGCGATTACCCCGTTGTTTGAATTGGAGAGGGTGGAGCTTTATCTTGCGTTTTCGCGTGGCACACCTGCATTGACGGTGCAGCAATGGCATCAGGCGCTCGCTGACTTTCAGGAAGAGGGCGGTTTTGCCGAGCTCTATGAGCGGTGGTTCAACATGCCGGTAGAAAATACTCAGAGCCACATTCTCTGGCATTTGACGCCGGAAGATTAA
- the queG gene encoding tRNA epoxyqueuosine(34) reductase QueG, with protein MTSTPSHAQLSDLARLIKDWGKALGFSGLGITDTDLSAEEPRFLDWLAKGYHGEMAYMESHGLMRTRAQELHPGTIRVIAARMDYLPENAGFAANLRDPNLGYISRYAGGRDYHKLIRNRLKKLGEQIDAWLDERGFASSNFRPFVDSAPILERPLAEKAGLGWTGKHSLILNHQAGSWFFLGELLVNLPLPIDIPIANDCGTCVACIKSCPTDAIVAPYVVDGKRCISYLTIELQGAIPEEFRPLMGNRIYGCDDCQLACPVNSGSPLSSEADFQTRQPLKLPSLLTLFAWDEQSFLRQTEGSAIRRIGHKRWLRNIAVALGNAPASPDILNALHARLRDEDVDEMVAEHIHWAIKRQQSGLTEESRKTARLVRAIEKGMPRDA; from the coding sequence ATGACTTCAACCCCCTCTCACGCCCAACTCAGCGACCTTGCCCGGCTAATCAAAGACTGGGGCAAAGCACTCGGCTTTTCGGGGCTGGGGATCACGGACACTGATTTATCGGCCGAAGAGCCCCGATTCCTTGACTGGCTGGCCAAGGGGTATCACGGTGAGATGGCCTATATGGAAAGCCACGGCCTGATGCGTACCCGAGCGCAGGAGCTGCACCCCGGCACCATCAGGGTTATCGCAGCGCGCATGGATTACCTACCCGAGAACGCCGGATTTGCCGCAAACCTGCGCGATCCCAATCTTGGCTATATTTCCCGCTACGCCGGTGGCCGCGACTATCACAAGCTCATACGCAACCGATTGAAAAAGCTCGGCGAGCAAATCGATGCCTGGCTTGACGAACGTGGCTTTGCGTCGTCAAACTTTCGCCCTTTTGTCGACTCTGCCCCCATTCTTGAGCGGCCGCTGGCTGAAAAAGCAGGCCTTGGCTGGACCGGCAAGCACTCGCTTATTCTTAATCATCAGGCTGGCAGCTGGTTCTTTTTGGGAGAACTGCTGGTTAACCTGCCGCTGCCCATAGACATTCCCATCGCCAACGATTGTGGCACCTGCGTGGCGTGCATCAAAAGCTGCCCAACCGATGCCATAGTCGCGCCCTATGTAGTCGATGGCAAACGCTGTATTTCCTATCTCACCATCGAGCTTCAGGGCGCTATCCCGGAAGAATTCCGCCCATTGATGGGTAATCGCATCTATGGCTGCGATGATTGTCAGCTGGCCTGCCCGGTCAACAGTGGCTCGCCGCTTTCCAGCGAAGCCGACTTTCAAACCCGGCAGCCACTCAAGTTGCCGTCGCTGCTTACGCTGTTTGCCTGGGATGAGCAAAGCTTTTTACGCCAAACCGAAGGCAGTGCCATTCGCCGTATTGGCCATAAAAGGTGGCTGAGAAACATCGCTGTGGCGCTGGGGAATGCCCCGGCAAGCCCCGATATCCTGAACGCCTTACACGCGCGCCTCAGGGATGAAGACGTGGATGAGATGGTAGCCGAACATATACATTGGGCCATCAAGCGTCAGCAAAGTGGCCTGACTGAAGAGAGCCGCAAGACGGCGCGCTTGGTGCGCGCCATCGAAAAAGGCATGCCCCGGGACGCCTAA
- a CDS encoding dodecin: protein MNHVYKIIEVTGSSTLSSDDAIRNAVSAAAQSLHHLRWFEVVETRGHLEAGVIAHWQVTVKIGFTLDTP from the coding sequence ATGAATCATGTCTACAAGATAATTGAAGTCACAGGTTCCTCTACCCTCAGCAGCGATGACGCGATTCGTAATGCGGTGTCTGCGGCGGCGCAGTCACTGCATCATTTGCGTTGGTTCGAGGTTGTTGAAACCCGCGGTCACCTTGAGGCAGGTGTGATAGCCCATTGGCAGGTGACAGTGAAAATCGGGTTTACGCTGGACACGCCTTAG
- the metE gene encoding 5-methyltetrahydropteroyltriglutamate--homocysteine S-methyltransferase, with protein sequence MQLNSLGFPRIGRRRELKFALEQYWRGELSQHELLAQAKALRQTHWQWQADAGVERLPVGDFAYYDQVLTLAATLNAIPVRHRDGDKVDLDTLFRVARGRAPSGKAAAAAEMTKYFNTNYHYIVPELHANQAFSIAWTQLFDEVEEVKALGYDPKPCILGPVSFLYLSKAYGSEFDKLSLLPQLLGAYVELLARFAAQGVTWIQIEEPVLALDLDADWLAAFSTAYQAFTCVSVKLMLTSYYGSVAHHAGIIQALPVAGLHLDLVSAPEQLDVFLPRLGQQQVLSLGLVNGRNVWAADLDLIAERIAPVARDLGERLWLATSCSLLHTPVDLDVETALKPELKRQLAFAKQKLLELRSLNTLLTVPNGAEAAAIATECVARRAERAQAADAAVAARLAALSCADYERQSAFPVRQQQQQQRLKLPLLPTTTIGSFPQTPAIRALRSRARKGEISALEYDNQLKQVCRDTIDRQLKLGIDVLVHGEAERNDMVEYFGEQLDGVGFTKNGWVQSYGSRCVKPPLIYGDVSRPKPMTLDWAEYAQSLTDKPVKGMLTGPVTILHWSFAREDISRETICKEIALAIRDEVADLERAGIAIIQIDEPAFREGLPLRRGDWQTYLDWAVDSFKLSAACVRDDTQIHTHMCYSEFNDTIAAIAAMDADVITIETSRSAMELLRAFEDFEYPAEIGPGVYDIHSPNTPDVEAMVALMERAAKRIPLKQLWVNPDCGLKTRTWDEVEPALRNMVDASRELRRRLG encoded by the coding sequence ATGCAATTAAATAGTCTTGGCTTCCCACGAATAGGCCGTCGCCGTGAGCTGAAATTCGCCCTCGAACAATACTGGCGTGGAGAGTTGTCCCAGCATGAGCTGCTCGCGCAGGCCAAGGCATTGCGTCAGACCCATTGGCAGTGGCAGGCCGACGCTGGCGTTGAACGTTTGCCCGTGGGGGACTTTGCTTATTACGATCAGGTGCTGACCCTGGCGGCGACCCTGAATGCCATTCCTGTTCGCCATCGCGATGGTGACAAGGTTGATTTGGATACCCTGTTCAGGGTTGCCCGAGGCCGTGCGCCAAGTGGTAAAGCGGCCGCCGCAGCGGAAATGACCAAGTATTTCAACACCAACTATCACTACATAGTGCCAGAGCTTCACGCCAACCAAGCCTTCTCCATTGCCTGGACCCAGCTGTTTGATGAAGTCGAAGAAGTAAAAGCACTGGGCTACGATCCCAAACCCTGCATTCTCGGGCCCGTGTCTTTCCTGTATTTGTCTAAGGCCTACGGCAGTGAGTTTGATAAGTTAAGCCTGCTGCCCCAGCTGCTGGGGGCTTATGTTGAGCTGCTTGCTCGCTTTGCCGCCCAGGGCGTGACCTGGATACAGATTGAAGAGCCCGTGTTGGCACTCGATCTTGACGCAGACTGGCTGGCGGCGTTTTCAACCGCATATCAGGCCTTTACCTGCGTGTCGGTTAAGCTGATGCTGACCAGCTACTATGGCTCAGTAGCCCACCATGCCGGGATTATTCAGGCGCTGCCGGTGGCCGGCTTGCACCTGGACCTGGTGTCGGCCCCCGAGCAGCTAGACGTATTTCTGCCCAGGCTTGGACAGCAGCAGGTGCTGAGCCTGGGCCTCGTCAACGGCCGTAACGTGTGGGCCGCAGATCTGGATTTGATTGCTGAGCGCATTGCCCCGGTGGCAAGAGACCTTGGTGAACGCCTGTGGCTGGCGACCTCCTGCTCGCTGCTGCACACACCGGTGGACCTTGATGTCGAAACGGCCCTTAAGCCTGAACTCAAGCGCCAGCTTGCCTTTGCCAAACAAAAGCTGCTGGAACTGAGAAGCCTCAATACCCTGCTCACTGTGCCCAACGGCGCTGAGGCTGCCGCTATTGCCACCGAGTGCGTGGCCCGCCGCGCCGAACGTGCCCAGGCCGCCGATGCCGCCGTTGCTGCGCGCCTTGCTGCGCTTTCCTGCGCGGATTATGAGCGTCAAAGTGCGTTTCCGGTTCGTCAGCAACAGCAGCAACAGCGGCTTAAATTGCCACTCTTGCCTACCACCACCATAGGCTCCTTTCCCCAGACGCCAGCTATCCGCGCCCTGAGAAGCCGTGCCCGTAAAGGTGAAATCAGCGCCCTCGAGTACGACAACCAGCTTAAGCAGGTGTGCCGCGATACCATCGACCGCCAATTAAAGCTTGGTATCGATGTGCTGGTCCACGGTGAAGCCGAGCGTAACGACATGGTGGAGTATTTTGGGGAGCAGCTCGACGGCGTTGGCTTTACCAAAAATGGTTGGGTGCAGAGTTATGGCAGCCGCTGCGTGAAACCGCCTCTGATTTACGGTGATGTGTCGCGTCCAAAACCTATGACGCTGGACTGGGCTGAGTACGCCCAGAGCCTTACGGATAAGCCGGTGAAAGGCATGCTGACCGGGCCTGTGACCATTCTGCACTGGTCTTTCGCCCGGGAAGATATCAGCCGCGAAACCATCTGCAAGGAGATTGCGCTGGCTATTCGCGATGAAGTGGCGGATCTGGAGCGGGCGGGCATCGCCATTATCCAGATTGATGAGCCGGCCTTCCGGGAAGGGCTGCCGCTGCGCCGCGGCGACTGGCAGACGTATCTCGACTGGGCGGTGGACTCCTTTAAGCTCAGCGCTGCCTGCGTGCGGGATGACACCCAAATTCACACCCACATGTGCTACAGCGAGTTTAACGACACCATAGCTGCCATTGCCGCCATGGATGCCGATGTGATCACCATCGAGACCAGCCGCTCGGCCATGGAGCTGCTGCGGGCCTTCGAAGACTTTGAGTATCCGGCCGAGATTGGCCCGGGCGTGTACGATATCCACTCGCCCAACACGCCGGACGTGGAGGCCATGGTGGCGCTGATGGAAAGGGCGGCCAAGCGGATTCCGCTCAAGCAGCTTTGGGTAAACCCGGACTGCGGCCTCAAGACGCGCACCTGGGATGAGGTGGAGCCAGCACTTCGTAACATGGTGGATGCCTCCCGCGAGCTGCGTCGACGCCTTGGATGA
- a CDS encoding LysR family transcriptional regulator, translated as MIELRHLRTLMALKESGSLAAAAKKRFVTQSALSHQIKELETRINSPVFVRKSKPLSFTQEGAKLLNLAEEILPRVMETEFVLKKGLETDAHLLKVGIECHSCFRWLMPVMEAFRTEYPNADLDLSSRHLFDSLNALESGELDIVLTSDPVPGHQLAYQHLFDFEVRLVVAKEHPLASKSQVLPKDLEGLPIISYPVPLERLDLFRLFLEPAGVVPGVQKSCDLTSVLFQRIACQDGIAALPSWSISEAQGLSLSSLRLGAEGLKRPLFGAYRRGSANSRQIQRYLELVAAEGLARQSQ; from the coding sequence ATGATAGAGCTAAGACACCTTCGAACCCTGATGGCACTGAAAGAGAGTGGCAGCCTTGCGGCCGCGGCCAAAAAGCGTTTTGTGACCCAGTCAGCCCTGTCTCATCAGATTAAAGAGCTGGAAACCCGCATCAACTCCCCTGTGTTCGTGAGAAAAAGTAAGCCCCTGTCTTTTACTCAGGAAGGCGCCAAACTGCTGAATCTGGCAGAAGAAATTCTGCCTCGGGTGATGGAAACCGAGTTTGTATTGAAGAAAGGCCTGGAAACCGATGCCCATTTGCTCAAGGTCGGCATCGAGTGTCACAGCTGTTTTCGTTGGCTGATGCCGGTGATGGAAGCCTTCAGGACTGAATATCCGAATGCGGATTTGGACTTGTCCAGCCGTCACCTGTTCGACTCACTCAATGCGCTGGAGTCCGGTGAGCTGGACATAGTACTGACATCCGATCCCGTACCCGGGCATCAACTGGCCTATCAGCATCTGTTTGATTTTGAGGTGCGCCTGGTGGTTGCCAAAGAGCACCCGCTGGCGAGCAAGAGCCAGGTACTGCCGAAAGATCTGGAAGGCTTGCCCATCATCAGCTACCCGGTGCCACTGGAACGTCTGGACCTGTTCCGACTGTTTCTGGAGCCTGCCGGCGTGGTGCCCGGAGTACAGAAGAGCTGCGATCTGACCTCGGTACTGTTTCAGCGCATCGCCTGCCAGGATGGCATTGCCGCCCTGCCCAGCTGGTCCATCAGTGAAGCACAGGGTCTGAGCCTGAGCAGTTTGCGTCTCGGAGCCGAAGGGCTGAAGCGCCCCTTGTTTGGTGCCTATCGCCGTGGCAGTGCCAACTCCCGCCAAATACAACGCTATCTCGAACTGGTGGCAGCAGAAGGCTTGGCCCGCCAGTCACAGTAA
- a CDS encoding HDOD domain-containing protein produces the protein MTELEHQVFSQIRAIIANEEQVLGRRGILIPLKKAILADGDVRNVVDIVSSDPALAAHLLWRSTTAHVGGTANNTKNRSLKDALIRLGQVNIYRYAFSFYLKERLDELPQPYKKLVLGYWRLTESIAASAVDSLKDLVSNNIDPDEVQTLALFSVFGQMIALTAFAYLNAESEESFPLGIIKQIIDTQQQTLTLEAFDSLGLDEELKEEFMIAHNLRQTRNPNSAGLVLRRVLSMRGLLLNPL, from the coding sequence TGAAGAGCAGGTATTAGGCCGCAGGGGGATCCTTATTCCACTGAAAAAGGCCATCCTTGCCGACGGCGATGTGCGTAATGTGGTGGATATTGTCTCCAGCGATCCGGCGCTTGCGGCGCATTTATTGTGGCGAAGCACCACGGCTCACGTGGGCGGAACCGCCAATAACACTAAAAACCGCAGCTTGAAGGATGCGCTTATCCGTTTGGGGCAGGTGAACATTTATCGCTACGCGTTCAGCTTTTATTTGAAAGAGCGCCTCGATGAGCTGCCGCAGCCTTATAAGAAGCTGGTACTGGGATACTGGCGCCTGACCGAAAGCATTGCCGCATCTGCGGTGGACAGCCTTAAAGATCTGGTAAGCAACAATATTGACCCGGACGAAGTACAAACCCTGGCACTCTTCAGCGTGTTCGGACAGATGATTGCTCTGACAGCCTTTGCGTATCTCAATGCCGAATCGGAAGAGTCATTCCCCTTGGGCATTATCAAGCAAATCATAGATACCCAGCAGCAAACCCTGACACTGGAAGCCTTTGACTCACTTGGGCTCGATGAAGAACTCAAAGAAGAGTTTATGATTGCCCACAACCTGCGCCAGACCCGCAACCCCAACTCAGCCGGCTTGGTGTTGCGCAGGGTATTGTCGATGCGCGGTTTGCTGCTTAATCCCCTATGA